One stretch of Chryseobacterium indologenes DNA includes these proteins:
- a CDS encoding immunity 22 family protein yields MDKEISHFWLGYFKNEEEFYAFVEEDENYYLEEENDDQYVSKFAESQNIKWFDDDFIEYGFEDERLGLVEKFSEYSYADQWLPILEQKLNDLSLDTPVNTIVFASRFVIPNPVSVDGEENKLYYIGEIEFDV; encoded by the coding sequence ATGGACAAAGAAATTTCTCACTTCTGGCTGGGGTATTTTAAAAATGAAGAAGAATTTTATGCTTTCGTAGAAGAGGATGAAAATTATTATCTGGAAGAAGAAAATGACGATCAGTATGTTTCAAAATTTGCAGAGTCTCAGAACATCAAGTGGTTTGATGATGACTTTATAGAATATGGTTTTGAAGATGAAAGATTAGGATTGGTTGAAAAATTTTCGGAATATTCTTATGCAGACCAATGGCTTCCTATTCTTGAACAAAAGCTTAATGATCTGAGCCTGGATACTCCGGTAAACACTATTGTTTTTGCCAGCAGGTTTGTAATTCCTAATCCTGTTTCTGTAGACGGAGAGGAAAACAAGCTGTATTATATTGGTGAAATTGAGTTTGATGTTTAA
- a CDS encoding copper resistance protein NlpE, translated as MKNKTLILGIGAALFLASCSKKETVDTKTSVTDSSATAQPTATDSTAHPVTSAKGDTSENALDWNGTYEAVVPCADCPGIKTSLTLNNDKTFSITEEYLERKSKNEDKGSFTWDATGSMITLKGKTANYKYKVGENMLIQLDMEGKEIDGPNKDLYIFKKK; from the coding sequence ATGAAAAACAAAACACTTATCCTTGGAATTGGAGCCGCTTTATTCCTTGCTTCTTGTTCTAAAAAAGAGACTGTTGATACCAAAACTTCAGTGACAGATTCTTCAGCAACTGCTCAGCCAACGGCTACAGACAGTACAGCTCATCCTGTCACAAGCGCAAAGGGAGATACTTCTGAAAATGCTTTGGATTGGAATGGGACTTATGAAGCAGTGGTTCCATGTGCAGACTGCCCAGGAATCAAGACTTCGTTAACACTGAATAATGATAAGACTTTCAGCATTACAGAAGAATATCTGGAAAGAAAATCAAAAAATGAAGACAAAGGATCTTTCACATGGGATGCCACAGGAAGTATGATCACCTTAAAAGGTAAAACAGCAAACTATAAATATAAAGTTGGTGAAAATATGCTTATCCAGCTTGATATGGAAGGAAAGGAAATTGACGGACCTAACAAAGACCTGTATATATTTAAGAAAAAATAA
- a CDS encoding MgtC/SapB family protein: MEFLQDHYVVKNELLLIFISVVLGLLIGAEREYRNKSAGLRTFILVCFGACLFTILSIKIGVANPDRLAANIITGIGFLGAGVIFKGENKIEGITTATTIWATASIGMAVGSGYVYFSLLGTALVLIILSALTYLQSFIDNYNKIREYKVGVTNSADLKHCEELFKKHHLKYLLIKQQYTQGNITATWRLTGKNTHHEGLMKDLVDDAKIIAYQF, from the coding sequence ATGGAATTTCTACAGGATCATTATGTGGTTAAGAATGAATTGTTACTGATCTTCATTTCCGTAGTCCTCGGATTACTGATTGGTGCTGAACGTGAGTATCGTAATAAATCAGCTGGCTTGCGTACTTTTATTCTGGTTTGTTTTGGAGCCTGCCTGTTTACAATCCTTTCCATTAAAATTGGAGTTGCTAATCCAGATCGTCTGGCCGCCAATATCATCACCGGAATTGGTTTTTTGGGAGCCGGAGTAATATTTAAAGGTGAAAATAAGATTGAAGGAATCACCACAGCCACTACCATTTGGGCAACAGCTTCTATAGGAATGGCAGTAGGCTCCGGATATGTCTACTTTTCTCTTTTGGGAACAGCTTTGGTGCTTATTATTCTAAGTGCATTAACCTATCTGCAAAGTTTTATTGATAATTACAACAAGATCAGGGAATATAAGGTAGGCGTAACGAATTCAGCAGATTTAAAACATTGTGAGGAGCTTTTTAAGAAACATCATTTAAAATATCTGCTTATCAAGCAACAATACACACAGGGAAATATCACTGCAACCTGGAGGCTGACCGGTAAGAATACCCATCATGAAGGATTGATGAAAGATCTGGTTGATGATGCAAAGATTATAGCCTATCAGTTTTAG